From the Toxoplasma gondii ME49 chromosome VIIa, whole genome shotgun sequence genome, one window contains:
- a CDS encoding CRAL/TRIO domain-containing protein (encoded by transcript TGME49_203390), whose protein sequence is MAAPHEREPCPAGDVSRGSSGGFSAEKSGAASVSAAPPASGGTGGVPPSHEEKDKAADAEQGDATEQSQSRAANPRGGPPPLLAKPAPRLSDLPSSLFSPEQKAKVEELRRRIDDLAIEAETSVSASSSVAQENGGTSADAVAQKQAPERTRSSSWFSWKSAISFSSTAKEDEKKNMPQEVTTLQWEELLWVDDDLLLSRYLRSYGWNVAEAHKQLLRTLAWRRERKPQSICPADVIDVAQKGSIYRRGFDAAGRAMVYFKPGRDPGTSSASSQQHILYTVERAIQSLDRMQGRDQLVFLIDFNGWGISQIPNTDVSMEIVSILNDHYTDVLAEAYIVDAPSYFDAVWRLVSLMVHPETAKKVLFLSSRNPDHVEELRRKIPPGYLESCIGGECELDYEHDAYWEEEQKQFAAFADARREALQRLKSEERLQRRVRRCQGDTERSVEEAEAGEREA, encoded by the exons ATGGCTGCGCCGCACGAGAGAGAGCCTTGCCCGGCCGGCGACGTCTCTCGAGGGAGCTCTGGGGGATTCTCTGCCGAGAAGTCAGGCGCGGCGTCAGTATCGGCCGCGCCTCCGGCGTCGGGAGGGACTGGTGGAGTTCCTCCTTCtcacgaggagaaagacaaggcAGCGGACGCAGAACAAGGAGACGCGACCGAGCAGTCGCAGTCGAGAGCCGCGAATCCGAGAGGAGGTCCGCCTCCCCTACTCGCCAAGCCGGCTCCACGCCTCTCCGacttgccttcttcgcttttctctcctgaacagaaagcgaaggtGGAGGAGCTGAGACGTCGGATCGACGACCTCGCGATCGAGGCTGAGACAAGCGTCTCAGCCTCCTCCTCAGTTGCCCAGGAAAACGGCGGAACCTCCGCCGACGCTGTGGCGCAGAAGCAGGCGCCCGAGAGGACCAGAAGCTCTTCATGGTTTTCCTGGAAGTCGGCCATCTCGTTCAGCTCAACTGCgaaggaggacgagaagaagaacatgcCGCAGGAGGTGACGACGCTGCAGTGGGAAGAGCTCTTGTGGGTGGACGACGACCTCCTGCTGTCGCGCTACTTGAGGAGCTACGGCTGGAACGTTGCAGAGGCACACAAGCAGCTGCTGAGGACTCTcgcctggagaagagaaagaaaaccgcAGAGCATTTGTCCTGCAGACGTCATAGACGTTGCTCAGAAAGGAAGCATCTACCGGCGAGGATTCGACGCCGCAGGCCGGGCGATGGTCTACTTCAA ACCCGGTCGCGACCCAGGGacgtcgtctgcgtcgtcgcaGCAGCATATCTTGTACACGGTGGAGCGCGCGATACAGAGTCTGGACCGCATGCAGGGACGCGACCAGCTGGTGTTCTTGATCGACTTCAACGGGTGGGGAATCTCGCAGATTCCAAACACTGACGTCTCGATGGAGATTGTCTCCATCTTAAACGACCATTACACAGATGTGCTCGCGGAGGCGTACATCGTCGACGCCCCGAGTTACTTCGATGCGGTCTggcgtctcgtctccctcaTGGTGCATccggagacggcgaagaaggtgTTGTTTCTGAGCTCCAGGAATCCGGACCATGTGGAGGAACTCCGCAGAAAGATTCCCCCCGGCTACCTCGAGTCCTGCATTGGTGGAGAGTGCGAACTCGACTACGAGCACGACGCCTActgggaagaagagcagaaacagttcgccgccttcgcggACGCCCGACGAGAGGCGCTGCAGAGACTCAAGTCCGAGGAGCGACTGCAGCGCAGGGTCCGCAGGTGCCaaggcgacacagagagaagcgtcgaggaagcggaggcaggagaacgcgaggcgtga